In a single window of the Nicotiana tomentosiformis chromosome 10, ASM39032v3, whole genome shotgun sequence genome:
- the LOC104104625 gene encoding putative pentatricopeptide repeat-containing protein At1g12700, mitochondrial, whose amino-acid sequence MARVAIRYPRNGNTFISLLAYSHGNAEIAHSTFAIAPRDYSSFPSNTSISIKGRLGFSSSFENVKCLDDAVTVFRQMIREQPLPSLVSFSKLLRTMVNMKHYSDVVSLFGEMQKLGIPTNEFILNIVINSYCLMHRADLGFSVLAIFLKNGIAFDVVTFSSLIRGLFAVNKLKDAVDLFRKVVRENICEPNKIMYAIVMDGLCKRGHTQKAFSLLRLMEQGSTKPDTCIYNIVIHALCKDRMLDDAINLLNEMKQKGILPDIVSYNSLIDGLCRSGQWENVRNLFCEMVNLNIYPSLYTFNVMIDGLCKEGKAADAEKIMSHMIEKGVEPSLFTYNTIIDGYCLCGQMDRARIFFNSVIDKTIEPDIITYNILINGYRKKKKMDEAMQMFLEISRKGLEPSIFTYNIILQGLLEVGRIDVAQNFFADMISAGQRPDFCTHRILLGGYFKNGLVEEAMSLFHKLESNGEDTGIELYSIVIDGLFKNGNFNKARVIFEKLSVVGLHPDVIMYNTMINGFCLEGLLDEAKDMLRKMEDDGCSPDNVTYNVIMRGYLRSNKISEIKAFLKEMTGKTISFDATTVELLIDIIAEDPSLLDMLPEFHLENKT is encoded by the coding sequence ATGGCGAGAGTTGCTATTCGTTACCCTCGCAACGGTAATACCTTCATCTCATTATTGGCTTATTCTCATGGCAATGCTGAGATTGCTCATTCTACTTTCGCAATTGCGCCTAGAGATTATTCTTCATTTCCTAGCAATACGTCCATTTCGATAAAGGGTAGACTCGGGTTTTCTAGCAGTTTTGAGAATGTCAAGTGTTTAGACGATGCTGTGACCGTGTTCCGCCAAATGATCAGAGAGCAGCCTCTTCCCTCTCTTGTCAGCTTCTCGAAATTGTTGAGGACTATGGTAAATATGAAACATTACTCTGATGTTGTTTCTCTCTTTGGAGAAATGCAGAAATTAGGTATTCCAACTAATGAATTCATCTTGAATATAGTGATTAACAGCTATTGCCTCATGCATCGTGCTGATTTAGGATTTTCTGTATTGGCCATTTTTTTGAAGAATGGTATTGCATTTGATGTGGTTACATTTAGCAGCCTAATAAGGGGACTATTTGCTGTAAATAAGCTTAAAGACGCCGTTGACTTGTTTAGAAAGGTGGTGAGGGAGAATATTTGTGAGCCTAACAAAATCATGTATGCAATTGTCATGGATGGGCTTTGCAAAAGGGGCCATACACAAAAAGCTTTTAGTTTGCTCCGATTAATGGAACAAGGGAGCACTAAGCCCGACACATGCATCTATAACATTGTTATACATGCCCTCTGCAAAGATAGAATGCTAGATGATGCTATTAACCTTTTGAATGAGATGAAACAAAAAGGCATTCTTCCTGACATTGTCTCATATAATTCATTGATTGATGGTTTGTGTAGGTCTGGTCAATGGGAAAATGTTAGGAATTTGTTCTGTGAGATGGTTAATCTTAATATTTATCCAAGTCTGTACACCTTCAACGTAATGATCGATGGACTGTGCAAAGAAGGAAAAGCTGCAGACGCCGAGAAAATAATGAGCCACATGATTGAAAAAGGTGTAGAGCCTAGTTTATTCACCTACAATACAATAATAGATGGATATTGCTTGTGTGGTCAAATGGATAGAGCgagaattttttttaattccgTGATAGATAAGACCATTGAGCCCGACATTATTACCTATAACATACTAATAAATGGATACCGTaagaagaaaaaaatggatgaGGCCATGCAAATGTTTCTTGAAATTTCTCGAAAGGGGTTGGAACCTAGTATTTTTACCTACAATATTATCTTGCAAGGTCTGCTTGAAGTTGGGAGAATCGATGTTGCACAAAATTTCTTTGCTGATATGATATCGGCAGGACAAAGACCTGATTTTTGTACTCATCGCATCTTGCTTGGTGGTTATTTTAAGAATGGACTTGTTGAAGAAGCTATGTCACTCTTTCATAAGTTGGAAAGCAATGGAGAAGACACTGGCATTGAACTTTACAGTATTGTCATTGATGGATTGTTCAAAAATGGAAATTTCAACAAAGCTCGTGTCATTTTTGAGAAGCTTTCTGTAGTAGGTTTACATCCTGACGTAATAATGTACAATACAATGATTAATGGATTTTGTCTAGAAGGGTTGCTAGATGAAGCTAAAGATATGCTTAGAAAAATGGAGGACGATGGATGTTCGCCAGACAATGTAACTTACAATGTCATTATGCGAGGATATCTCAGAAGTAACAAAATTAGTGAAATAAAGGCTTTCTTAAAGGAAATGACGGGGAAGACTATCTCATTTGATGCAACTACAGTAGAGTTACTAATAGACATTATAGCGGAGGATCCTTCTTTGCTTGACATGTTACCAGAGTTTCACCTGGAAAATAAGACGTGA
- the LOC138899674 gene encoding putative pentatricopeptide repeat-containing protein At1g12700, mitochondrial, whose translation MYATVMNGLSKRGHTEKTFSLFRLMEQGSTKPYRYIYSIVIDALCKDRMLDAVVSLLNEMKQKGLVGGKMLGLCSVRWLVNVNIYPNVYTFSIVIDGLCKEEKVEDAEKIMRHMIRKGEEPTVVTYNAIADGYCLRGQID comes from the exons ATGTATGCAACTGTCATGAATGGGCTTAGTAAAAGGGGCCATACTGAAAAAACTTTTAGTTTGTTCCGATTAATGGAACAAGGTAGCACTAAGCCCTACAGATACATCTATAGCATTGTTATAGATGCCCTTTGCAAAGATAGAATGCTAGATGCTGTTGTCAGCCTTTTAAACGAGATGAAACAGAAAG GTTTGGTCGGTGGGAAAATGTTAGGGCTTTGTTCTGTGAGATGGTTGGTTAATGTTAATATTTATCCAAATGTGTACACCTTCAGCATAGTGATCGATGGGCTATGCAAAGAAGAAAAAGTTGAAGACGCCGAGAAAATAATGAGACACATGATCAGAAAAGGTGAGGAGCCTACTGTGGTCACCTACAATGCGATAGCAGATGGATATTGTTTGCGTGGTCAAATTGATTGA
- the LOC138891461 gene encoding pentatricopeptide repeat-containing protein At3g22470, mitochondrial-like, with the protein MEQGSTKPDTYIYSIVIDAFCKDRMLDVAISLLKEMIQKGIPLNIVTYSSFIDGLCKSGEWDDVRMLFCEMVNLNIYLDVYTFKIVIHRQMIGKGVEPTVITYNMIIDGYCLLGQVDKARRTFNSMIDNNIEPDIINYNILINGYCKKKKLDEAMKLFSEVSQRG; encoded by the coding sequence ATGGAACAAGGGAGCACTAAGCCCGACACATACATCTATAGCATTGTTATAGATGCCTTTTGCAAAGATAGAATGCTAGATGTTGCTATCAGCCTTTTGAAAGAGATGATACAAAAAGGTATTCCTCTAAACATTGTCACATATAGTTCATTTATTGATGGTTTGTGTAAGTCTGGTGAATGGGATGATGTTAGGATGTTGTTCTGTGAGATGGTTAATCTTAATATTTATCTAGATGTGTACACCTTCAAAATAGTGATCCATAGACAAATGATTGGAAAAGGTGTGGAGCCTACTGTGATCACCTACAACATGATAATAGATGGATATTGCTTGCTTGGTCAAGTGGATAAAGCGAGGAGAACTTTTAATTCCATGATAGATAATAACATTGAACCTGACATTATTAACTATAACATACTAATAAATGGATACTGTAAGAAAAAGAAACTGGACGAGGCTATGAAATTGTTTAGCGAAGTTTCTCAAAGGGGTTGA
- the LOC117278850 gene encoding LOW QUALITY PROTEIN: pentatricopeptide repeat-containing protein At1g62910 (The sequence of the model RefSeq protein was modified relative to this genomic sequence to represent the inferred CDS: deleted 1 base in 1 codon; substituted 1 base at 1 genomic stop codon): YDGRVKEAMSLFYKLERKFEETDIELYGIVNNGLCKNVKFGEAHLIFEKLFVIGLHPNVVIYTTMINGFCQEGLLDKAKDILRKMEDNCCLLDIVTYNVIMQVFLKSNKYSEMRAFLKEMTGKTFSFDATTIELLIDAIAEDPSLLDMIXELHPENKK, translated from the exons TATGATGGACGTGTTAAAGAAGCTATGTCACTCTTTTATAAGTTGGAAAGGAAGTTTGAAGAAACTGACATTGAACTTTACGGTATTGTCAATAATGGATTGTGCAAAAATGTAAAGTTCGGCGAAGCTCATCTTATTTTTGAGAAGCTTTTTGTAATAGGTTTACATCCGAACGTAGTAATATACACTACAATGATTAATGGATTTTGTCAAGAAGGATTGTTAGATAAAGCTAAAGATATTCTTAGAAAAATGGAGGACAAT TGTTGTTTGCTGGACATTGTAACTTACAACGTTATTATGCAAGTATTTCTCAAAAGTAACAAATACAGTGAAATGAGGGCTTTCTTAAAAGAAATGACAGGGAAGACTTTCTCATTTGATGCAACTACAATAGAGTTACTGATAGATGCTATAGCGGAGGATCCTTCTCTGCTTGACATGATATAAGAGTTACACCCGGAAAATAAGAAATGA
- the LOC138899675 gene encoding secreted RxLR effector protein 161-like: protein MGELNFFLGLQVKQIIEGTMISQQKYIKKLLKKFDMEGSKIIDTPIATATRLDMDKPGSLVNKTMYRGIIGSLLYLTASRPDIIFSMGLCSRFQSNPKESKRILRYLKGTQDLVLYYPSVDNFDLIGYVDADYAGYLVDRKSTSGMAHFLGSCLILCDTRKQNSVALSTTEVEYVAVAS, encoded by the coding sequence ATGGGGGAATTAAATTTCTTCTTGGGACTGCAAGTTAAGCAAATTATTGAGGGAACAATGATAAGTCAACAGAAGTACATCAAGAAGCTTCTGAAGAAATTTGATATGGAAGGATCAAAGATCATTGATACTCCCATTGCCACTGCTACTCGTCTGGACATGGATAAACCTGGTTCTCTTGTGAATAAAACTATGTATAGAGGTATCATAGGATCACTTCTGTATCTCACAGCAAGCAGACCAGATATTATTTTCAGTATGGGACTCTGTTCCAGGTTTCAATCCAATCCAAAGGAATCCAAAAGAATTCTGAGGTATCTCAAAGGCACACAGGACCTGGTCCTCTACTATCCCTCAGTAGATAACTTTGATTTAATCGGATACgttgatgctgattatgctgGATATTTGGTAGATAGGAAAAGCACTTCTGGTATGGCACATTTTCTAGGATCATGTCTGATCTTATGTGATACAAGAAAGCAAAACTCAGTGGCCCTTTCAACTACTGAAGTTGAATATGTAGCAGTTGCCTCCTGA
- the LOC138899676 gene encoding uncharacterized protein — translation MSETTIIGDTSNVAKAVSYDVNHLNNFDSSGMTLVNTVFDRIGYPGWRRSILLSLSAKKKLGFINGACQSTDLKSPDHEQWSRVNDMVISWILNALSKDIVDSVMYSKIAKELWDSLEQRFGRSNGAKLYHMQKELSGLVQGNSDIARYFTKLKRLWDELDALNVIICYSCVCVCERKSKLTKSLEDQRLIQFLMGLNDIYAQAIGNILMMNPLPTMNVAYSLLLQDENQREVYTNAHINSDSLSFMVVGEAKQPNA, via the coding sequence ATGTCTGAAACAACCATCATTGGTGATACCAGTAATGTTGCAAAGGCAGTCAGCTATGATGTCAATCATCTTAACAATTTTGATTCTTCTGGGATGACTCTAGTCAACACTGTGTTTGATAGAATAGGATATCCAGGATGGAGGAGATCTATTCTGTTGTCTTTGTCAGCCAAGAAGAAACTTGGTTTCATCAATGGAGCTTGTCAATCTACAGATCTGAAGTCTCCAGATCATGAGCAATGGAGCCGTGTCAATGATATGGTGATATCTTGGATTCTAAATGCTCTCTCTAAGGACATTGTAGACAGTGTAATGTACTCCAAAATTGCGAAAGAGCTTTGGGACAGTCTGGAGCAGAGATTTGGAAGATCAAATGGAGCCAAGCTGTATCATATGCAAAAGGAGCTATCAGGATTAGTACAGGGTAATAGTGACATTGCAAGATACTTCACTAAACTCAAACGATTGTGGGATGAATTGGATGCTTTAAATGTTATCATATGTTATTCATGTGTTTGTGTTTGTGAAAGAAAATCAAAGTTAACTAAGTCACTTGAAGACCAGAGGTTGATTCAATTCCTAATGGGTTTGAATGACATTTATGCACAAGCAATAGGAAATATACTCATGATGAATCCTTTGCCTACCATGAATGTTGCCTATTCACTACTTTTGCAAGATGAAAATCAAAGAGAAGTTTATACAAATGCACACATCAACTCTGATTCACTTTCATTTATGGTAGTTGGAGAGGCAAAGCAGCCTAATGCCTAG